ACCAACTGCGCTTTAGCCTCCTCATCCTTGCTATCCCGCGCACTGCGCAACAACACATTCCGGCTATTGCGCAACTTCCCCGCAATGAACGCCTTGCTCAATGCCAACGCCGTTTCCACCCGATCAGCCGCCCGAAACTGCGCCTGCCGCAACAAAATATTGCCATTCACCGGCCCTTCAACCCGCGCCTGAAACCGTGCGTGTTCATTCAACCACACAATGCTACGCCCATCCTCCATACACCGCGCCATCAACGCCGGGCTAATCGCCACCCGCCCCAGACACACAATCGCCCCCAAATGATGCAGCGGCACTTGATGCTTTTTCACCTTTTCCACCGACAGCACCAACGTTTCGCCCTCCAATTTCAGGTACGCCCCATCAGTCGACACATACAAGGTATTGAGCAATGACTTCACACATCCCCCTCATCTTCGACATCAAATAGCGACTGCTGCAAACGGCGGATACGGCTGCGACTCCCCACCAAATCCGGCTGGCAACTCTCCTGCAACGAACATTCCTTACACAACGCCCGCTCCTCCACAGGCGGCGGCATCTGCCCCGACTCCAGCAACGCCCGCACCTTCGCAATCAAACCAATAGTGAATTCACGCAACTCCGGCGTAATCGGCACAGCGCGGCGACGACGGCTTTTATGGTGGAAAACCGCCCCTTCCGGCACAGCCCTACCCGTCATTTCCTCCAAACACAAAGCCTGCCCCACCAATTGCACATCATCGTGCATCTTTTTCTGGCGCGAACCCTGCTTGTATTCGATGGGGTAAGGCGTGCCGTCGTCGAGAAATTCCACCGCATCCGCCCTACCCGTCAGCCCATAACGTTCGCTGTACAACGGCAACGAACGCTCCACCTGCACTCCGTATTCCGTGCCACTTTCGCCGCTATCCACGCGCTCATGCGCCAAATTGCCGCGCACCGTATGCACATTGTCATCAAACGTCTGTTCCTGATGGATCAGCGCACACTGGCGCGGGCAATAGCTGTAGTGTTGCAGCGCGGAAAGCATGATGGGAGTGAGTGGTTCGGTCATAGACAGTTACCCAACCAACGTCAGCAGTTCCACACCATTGGGCAGATTGTCCGCATTCACCGAAACGGCATAATCACTGAAGCTACGCGGCACACTGTTTTTGTCTTTCAATTCAGCCTTAATGCGCTCAAACAAACTGAACGCCTGCGCATTACCCAATTTGCTTTCATGCTTGAACACATACAAGCCACGGGTCGCCATTTCGCCACGGGCAGCGGAACGGTCATGCTCAAACATATTGCCGAGTGCTTGCCACAACAGTTCTAGGTCGGTATCAGAAAAACCTGTCTGATCGGCTAAATGTGCAGAAACGAAACCGTGCGCAACATACAAACCATACGGCACGGTGAACTTGCGCCCCATCGTGCGGTTGTCACCATCCTGCTTTTCTGCTTCTTTTTCTGTCGCTACTGCCATCCGAGTAATCGAATGTTCACTAGCGATAACCGGATCAACCGAACGGGCGAAGGTGATTTGTACCGGCCCACGTACCTGCCCACAGTTCACGCCCGTAGACATGACCGCGCCAAAAGTCCGCACGTCAAAGAAGTTATGGCACATCCACTGCCGCGCTTCTTCCACCTTGTCGCCGCCTTTGCGTTTCTT
The DNA window shown above is from Candidatus Thiothrix sulfatifontis and carries:
- the cas1 gene encoding CRISPR-associated endonuclease Cas1, which gives rise to MKSLLNTLYVSTDGAYLKLEGETLVLSVEKVKKHQVPLHHLGAIVCLGRVAISPALMARCMEDGRSIVWLNEHARFQARVEGPVNGNILLRQAQFRAADRVETALALSKAFIAGKLRNSRNVLLRSARDSKDEEAKAQLVRAAKSLGINLRNLAHAESAASVLGLEGDAARVYFEQFNTMIKPQMREEFEYKGRSRRIRANLSP
- the cas4 gene encoding CRISPR-associated protein Cas4, producing MTEPLTPIMLSALQHYSYCPRQCALIHQEQTFDDNVHTVRGNLAHERVDSGESGTEYGVQVERSLPLYSERYGLTGRADAVEFLDDGTPYPIEYKQGSRQKKMHDDVQLVGQALCLEEMTGRAVPEGAVFHHKSRRRRAVPITPELREFTIGLIAKVRALLESGQMPPPVEERALCKECSLQESCQPDLVGSRSRIRRLQQSLFDVEDEGDV
- the cas7c gene encoding type I-C CRISPR-associated protein Cas7/Csd2; the protein is MSLQNRYDFVLLFDVKDGNPNGDPDAGNLPRVDAETGQGLVTDVSLKRKVRNFIGLLKEEQPPYEIYVKEKAILNKQHERAYQAIPGGAEMLAGDDKKRKGGDKVEEARQWMCHNFFDVRTFGAVMSTGVNCGQVRGPVQITFARSVDPVIASEHSITRMAVATEKEAEKQDGDNRTMGRKFTVPYGLYVAHGFVSAHLADQTGFSDTDLELLWQALGNMFEHDRSAARGEMATRGLYVFKHESKLGNAQAFSLFERIKAELKDKNSVPRSFSDYAVSVNADNLPNGVELLTLVG